A genomic region of Nymphaea colorata isolate Beijing-Zhang1983 chromosome 2, ASM883128v2, whole genome shotgun sequence contains the following coding sequences:
- the LOC116248436 gene encoding pectinesterase-like, whose translation MSGIREGFSGFGGDTKPFSDSVRMYEEQERVTFLKKSRKRMAIIAISSVVLVVVVVATVVGACLSRGNDRGEDSSQSFQTPQESIRAVCQATLYPQSCFYALNSSIAGRSITNPVELFIVSLEVAMNDFLRIVDLPTNLSVGVNGTLLSTALGDCQLLIQDSIDNLNASISAAQTASGGSGGLNGTAVEDLRTLLSAALTNIDTCLDGLENTTGGFLERMQVALGNTTEFTSNSLAIVTKILSILSQVNSPAANRRLLAVPTSSDFPSWLLAADRKLLEDAGAPAKADIVVALDGSGDVRKINDAIERVPKNNAKRFIIYVKKGVYAEHVEVDKKTTNLMIVGDGMDVTIVTGSLSVVGGTSTFRSATFATVGKGFIARDIGFRNTAGPQNHQAVALRSGADFSVFYRCKFDAYQDTLYVHSNRQFYRDCLITGTVDFIFGNAAVVLQHCQIRPKEPMPGQKDTITAQAKSDPNQNTGISIHGCEILAPNSTTIKAQVFLGRPWKVYSTTVVMNTVIGSLVDPAGWLPWTGDSAPSTIFYAEFNNTGPGSSTLKRVKWKGYHSDISQAQASKFTVATFIGGSSWLPDTGVPFTAGL comes from the exons ATGAGCGGAATTAGAGAGGGTTTCAGTGGTTTCGGAGGAGACACGAAGCCATTCAGTGACAGCGTGAGGATGTATGAAGAGCAAGAGAGGGTGACGTTCCTGAAGAAGAGCCGGAAAAGGATGGCCATCATCGCCATCTCTTCCGTAGTTCTTGTCGTCGTCGTCGTGGCCACCGTCGTCGGGGCGTGCCTCTCCCGAGGGAACGACAGAGGGGAGGACTCGTCCCAATCGTTTCAAACGCCGCAGGAGTCGATAAGGGCTGTCTGTCAGGCCACCTTGTATCCTCAGTCGTGCTTCTATGCCCTCAATAGTTCGATCGCCGGGCGGAGCATCACCAACCCGGTGGAGCTTTTCATCGTGTCCCTCGAGGTCGCCATGAACGACTTCCTCCGCATCGTCGACTTGCCGACGAACCTCTCCGTCGGAGTTAACGGGACGCTGCTCTCCACCGCATTGGGTGATTGCCAGCTTCTTATTCAGGACTCCATCGACAACCTCAACGCCTCCATTTCAGCTGCTCAGACG GCGTCAGGTGGGAGTGGTGGACTCAACGGAACAGCGGTTGAGGACCTAAGGACGTTGTTGAGTGCGGCCTTGACCAACATAGACACATGCCTGGACGGGCTGGAGAACACGACCGGCGGCTTCCTGGAGAGGATGCAGGTGGCTCTGGGCAACACGACCGAGTTCACCAGTAACAGCCTCGCAATTGTCACCAAAATTCTTAGCATCTTGAGCCAGGTCAACTCGCCGGCGGCGAACCGCCGGCTTCTCGCCGTCCCCACCTCCAGCGATTTCCCCTCGTGGCTCTTGGCGGCAGACCGCAAGCTGCTGGAGGACGCCGGTGCGCCTGCCAAGGCGGACATCGTCGTTGCCTTGGACGGTTCCGGCGACGTCCGGAAAATCAACGACGCCATCGAGAGGGTCCCCAAGAACAACGCGAAGAGGTTCATCATCTATGTGAAGAAGGGCGTGTACGCAGAGCATGTGGAGGTTGACAAGAAGACGACGAACCTCATGATTGTCGGCGACGGCATGGATGTCACCATCGTTACCGGCAGCCTCAGCGTCGTAGGCGGAACGTCCACGTTCAGGTCCGCCACATTCG CGACTGTTGGGAAAGGATTCATAGCGAGAGACATTGGGTTCAGGAACACCGCCGGACCACAAAACCATCAGGCGGTGGCACTCAGGAGCGGCGCCGACTTCTCTGTTTTCTACAGGTGCAAGTTTGACGCCTACCAGGACACTCTCTACGTCCACTCGAACCGGCAGTTCTACAGAGATTGCCTGATTACGGGCACCGTGGATTTCATCTTCGGAAACGCCGCCGTCGTGCTCCAGCACTGCCAAATCCGCCCCAAAGAGCCGATGCCCGGCCAGAAGGACACGATCACAGCGCAGGCGAAGTCTGACCCGAACCAGAACACTGGGATATCAATACACGGATGCGAGATATTGGCGCCGAACTCAACCACCATAAAGGCTCAAGTATTCCTGGGCAGGCCATGGAAGGTGTATTCCACCACCGTCGTAATGAACACAGTCATCGGAAGCTTGGTTGATCCTGCTGGTTGGCTTCCATGGACGGGAGATTCTGCGCCAAGCACCATCTTCTATGCTGAATTTAACAACACCGGACCTGGAAGTTCGACGTTGAAGAGGGTGAAGTGGAAGGGATATCATTCGGACATCTCTCAAGCACAGGCCTCGAAATTCACAGTTGCCACCTTCATTGGTGGGAGCAGCTGGCTTCCTGATACTGGAGTCCCTTTCACAGCCGGCCTGTAA